One genomic window of Tachypleus tridentatus isolate NWPU-2018 chromosome 12, ASM421037v1, whole genome shotgun sequence includes the following:
- the LOC143235820 gene encoding uncharacterized protein LOC143235820 isoform X2 has translation MAKQKIMSSLGVLTLNQVPMFLQQPGTFFNIAGQAQTIFTVPVNSQLSNHVRTLLLPSQPVQETALLSIVPSESGGHGPAPAFNIGPLSHNQYHVMAPDIQTVMPIPVNRDHAQPILFPAVSSSVDPRGQLQTILLSNNNIVLGPRKQVQTLLVPNSGGGNSIQQLQTALLSENTMIFDPRKQVHTLLVPSSIGGNAVQQFQPVLLPVNSSIAKSGQQVQTIIVPTNRALPGQGTVFQTVIVPSTDVEAQPNHSAHAFVLPDINTLSHIQAVSPNAASVTDSSCQFQVLLTPSATESPELIQQQRNIVAIPVSEVMIPDEPSSNTASQALPLLADSQSISNNLVFYLPQEGLVVEVPNAQNEEQARQWYQDSELVCRGLAALRQVLPQLLSFENITLNSPTGTSPQQTFQISPIDMAYQEEPAVADEDIQNVDHHC, from the exons ATGgccaaacaaaaaataatgtcatCACTGGGAGTACTTACGTTAAACCAAGTTCCAATGTTTTTGCAACAACCTGGCACATTTTTCAATATTGCAGGTCAAGCTCAGACCATTTTTACTGTTCCAGTAAATAGTCAACTGTCCAATCATGTAAGGACACTTCTACTACCGAGTCAGCCAGTTCAAGAAACAGCTCTTCTTTCTATTGTTCCCAGTGAATCTGGAGGACATGGTCCTGCTCCAGCATTTAATATTGGACCTCTGTCACATAATCAGTATCATGTTATGGCTCCTGATATCCAAACTGTCATGCCAATCCCAGTAAATAGAGATCATGCTCAACCTATACTCTTTCCTGCTGTTAGCTCATCAGTGGACCCCAGGGGACAACTTCAGACTATTCTTTTGTCTAACAATAACATAGTATTGGGCCCTAGGAAACAAGTACAGACTCTGCTGGTTCCCAATAGTGGTGGTGGGAATAGCATCCAACAGCTTCAGACAGCTTTGTTGTCTGAAAATACAATGATATTTGACCCTAGGAAGCAAGTCCACACCCTCTTGGTTCCTAGCAGCATTGGAGGGAATGCTGTTCAACAGTTTCAACCAGTTCTGTTGCCAGTTAATAGCAGTATTGCAAAGTCTGGTCAACAGGTACAAACAATAATTGTTCCTACCAACAGAGCTCTTCCTGGCCAAGGAACTGTTTTTCAGACAGTTATAGTGCCATCTACAGATGTAGAAGCTCAGCCCAATCACTCTGCACATGCTTTTGTTTTACCTGATATAAACACTCTAAGTCATATCCAGGCTGTTTCTCCTAATGCAGCATCTGTAACAGATTCTAGCTGCCAGTTTCAAGTGTTGTTGACTCCATCTGCTACAGAATCCCCAGAACTGATCCAGCAACAAAGAAACATTGTAGCAATCCCAGTGTCAGAAGTGATGATTCCTGATGAACCCAGTTCTAATACTGCTTCACAAGCATTACCTTTGTTGGCTGACTCCCAGTCTATTTCAAATAACCTAGTGTTTTATTTACCCCAGGAAGGATTGGTTGTAGAAGTGCCTAATGCCCAGAATGAAGAACAAGCACGTCAGTGGTATCAGGATTCAGAATTAGTTTGTCGAGGACTTGCAGCATTGAGACAAGTGTTACCACAGTTGcttagttttgaaaatataacctTGAATAGCCCAACAGGGACCTCACCACAACAGACTTTCCAAATTAGTCCTATAGATATGGCATATCAAGAAGAACCAGCAGTAGCAGATGAAGACATCCAGAATGTTG ATCACCACTGCTGA
- the LOC143235820 gene encoding uncharacterized protein LOC143235820 isoform X1, giving the protein MAKQKIMSSLGVLTLNQVPMFLQQPGTFFNIAGQAQTIFTVPVNSQLSNHVRTLLLPSQPVQETALLSIVPSESGGHGPAPAFNIGPLSHNQYHVMAPDIQTVMPIPVNRDHAQPILFPAVSSSVDPRGQLQTILLSNNNIVLGPRKQVQTLLVPNSGGGNSIQQLQTALLSENTMIFDPRKQVHTLLVPSSIGGNAVQQFQPVLLPVNSSIAKSGQQVQTIIVPTNRALPGQGTVFQTVIVPSTDVEAQPNHSAHAFVLPDINTLSHIQAVSPNAASVTDSSCQFQVLLTPSATESPELIQQQRNIVAIPVSEVMIPDEPSSNTASQALPLLADSQSISNNLVFYLPQEGLVVEVPNAQNEEQARQWYQDSELVCRGLAALRQVLPQLLSFENITLNSPTGTSPQQTFQISPIDMAYQEEPAVADEDIQNVVSCACFIRTQVSCGGG; this is encoded by the coding sequence ATGgccaaacaaaaaataatgtcatCACTGGGAGTACTTACGTTAAACCAAGTTCCAATGTTTTTGCAACAACCTGGCACATTTTTCAATATTGCAGGTCAAGCTCAGACCATTTTTACTGTTCCAGTAAATAGTCAACTGTCCAATCATGTAAGGACACTTCTACTACCGAGTCAGCCAGTTCAAGAAACAGCTCTTCTTTCTATTGTTCCCAGTGAATCTGGAGGACATGGTCCTGCTCCAGCATTTAATATTGGACCTCTGTCACATAATCAGTATCATGTTATGGCTCCTGATATCCAAACTGTCATGCCAATCCCAGTAAATAGAGATCATGCTCAACCTATACTCTTTCCTGCTGTTAGCTCATCAGTGGACCCCAGGGGACAACTTCAGACTATTCTTTTGTCTAACAATAACATAGTATTGGGCCCTAGGAAACAAGTACAGACTCTGCTGGTTCCCAATAGTGGTGGTGGGAATAGCATCCAACAGCTTCAGACAGCTTTGTTGTCTGAAAATACAATGATATTTGACCCTAGGAAGCAAGTCCACACCCTCTTGGTTCCTAGCAGCATTGGAGGGAATGCTGTTCAACAGTTTCAACCAGTTCTGTTGCCAGTTAATAGCAGTATTGCAAAGTCTGGTCAACAGGTACAAACAATAATTGTTCCTACCAACAGAGCTCTTCCTGGCCAAGGAACTGTTTTTCAGACAGTTATAGTGCCATCTACAGATGTAGAAGCTCAGCCCAATCACTCTGCACATGCTTTTGTTTTACCTGATATAAACACTCTAAGTCATATCCAGGCTGTTTCTCCTAATGCAGCATCTGTAACAGATTCTAGCTGCCAGTTTCAAGTGTTGTTGACTCCATCTGCTACAGAATCCCCAGAACTGATCCAGCAACAAAGAAACATTGTAGCAATCCCAGTGTCAGAAGTGATGATTCCTGATGAACCCAGTTCTAATACTGCTTCACAAGCATTACCTTTGTTGGCTGACTCCCAGTCTATTTCAAATAACCTAGTGTTTTATTTACCCCAGGAAGGATTGGTTGTAGAAGTGCCTAATGCCCAGAATGAAGAACAAGCACGTCAGTGGTATCAGGATTCAGAATTAGTTTGTCGAGGACTTGCAGCATTGAGACAAGTGTTACCACAGTTGcttagttttgaaaatataacctTGAATAGCCCAACAGGGACCTCACCACAACAGACTTTCCAAATTAGTCCTATAGATATGGCATATCAAGAAGAACCAGCAGTAGCAGATGAAGACATCCAGAATGTTG